Proteins found in one Anopheles aquasalis chromosome 3, idAnoAquaMG_Q_19, whole genome shotgun sequence genomic segment:
- the LOC126578587 gene encoding zinc finger protein ZFP2, whose translation MDGFAMKKSASQSRISRYVGKHSPKIASSEESLHLQHNNNNNNDDDDDDIPDSKVVDSDHRKMLFADAGSPVEEGSSSAELSVGELPSYIVEKCSGFYEASSSSGVDGEEGELMEDDKMIIKQQLASSEGMSDLDVDSKDLALGNGSLSTRGRKRRQYRCEVCQKDFMGTNDLRKHLRIHNDERPYPCPHCSNRFRQAGCLKNHIASQHGTDEQYTCDLCGKMFPIKERLRLHMRIHTGEKPYSCPMCPKTFARGGQLTQHMATHNGVKRHKCSQCEAAFSCAANLKMHLKSHMEIRDYTCHICGRGFYRPDALKKHLLCYHANLKAFHCKICDKMFKGHLPQHMRTHQKVRPHGCAVCGSVFSQRSQLIVHQRIHSGERPYRCQVCWQAFAHSSVLKLHIRKHTGEKPFECPLCPSSFSQLPHLKKHMLSIHQQDKSYLCQKCKVFFKTKMDYQLHVAACYNDPEAMRNLDNLMDPMYRPTENNGVDPPMTISRMRFLVAILLKKISTDDRLKELGFDKRLIDNVLIDSLKCAGRKVVDDKSYDALTRLKLNVQELLEWTVPPNYMEEFRTANRSTEELLEDLTN comes from the exons ATGGACGGATTCGCGATGAAAAAGTCGGCGAGCCAATCGCGTATCTCCCGGTACGTGGGGAAGCATTCGCCCAAGATTGCCTCCTCCGAAGAGAGCCTTCACctccagcacaacaacaacaacaacaacgacgacgacgacgacgacattccGGATAGCAAGGTCGTCGATAGTGACCACCGGAAGATGTTGTTTGCTGACGCCGGTTCGCCGGTGGAAGAGGGTTCGTCTTCAGCCGAGCTGTCGGTTGGCGAGTTACCGTCGTACATTGTGGAGAAGTGTTCGGGCTTCTATGAAGCATCCTCCTCTTCAGGTGTTGATGGAGAGGAGGGGGAGCTGATGGAAGATGATAAAATGATAATCAAGCAACAGCTGGCAAGTAGTGAGGGAATGAGCGATCTGGACGTGGACAGCAAGGATCTCGCTCTTGGCAACGGCAGCCTGTCGACACGTGGCCGAAAGCGGCGCCAGTACCGGTGTGAGGTGTGCCAGAAGGACTTTATGGGCACGAACGATCTGCGCAAGCATCTTCGAATACATAACGACGAAAGGCCGTACCCGTGTCCACACTGTAGCAACCGCTTTCGGCAGGCGGGCTGCCTGAAGAATCATATCGCTTCCCAGCACGGCACCGATGAGCAGTACACGTGCGATTTGTGTGGCAAAATGTTCCCGATCAAAGAGCGGCTGCGGCTTCACATGAGGATCCACACCGGCGAAAAACCGTACAGCTGTCCGATGTGCCCCAAAACGTTCGCACGTGGCGGTCAG CTAACACAACACATGGCGACGCACAACGGGGTGAAGCGGCACAAATGCAGCCAGTGCGAGGCGGCTTTTTCCTGTGCGGCCAACCTGAAGATGCATCTGAAAAGCCACATGGAAATTCGCGACTACACGTGCCATATCTGTGGTAGGGGGTTCTATCGGCCAGATGCGCTGAAAAAGCACCTCCTTTGCTACCATGCCAACTTGAAGGCGTTCCATTGCAAGATTTGCGACAAGATGTTCAAAGGGCATCTGCCGCAGCACATGCGAACGCACCAGAAGGTACGACCGCACGGGTGCGCCGTTTGTGGATCCGTATTTTCCCAGCGTTCCCAGCTGATCGTTCATCAGCGGATTCACAGTGGCGAACGACCGTATCGTTGTCAG GTCTGCTGGCAGGCATTCGCTCACTCGAGCGTTTTGAAGCTGCACATTCGGAAGCATACGGGAGAGAAACCGTTTGAGTGTCCGCTCTGTCCTTCGAGCTTTTCGCAGCTACCACACCTGAAGAAACACATGCTCTCTATCCATCAGCAGGACAAATCTTACCTCTGCCAGAAGTGTAAGGTTTTCTTTAAAACCAAAATGGATTACCAACTACACGTTGCTGCCTGCTACAATGATCCGGAAGCAATGAGGAATCTGGACAATCTCATGGATCCGATG TACCGCCCAACGGAGAACAATGGTGTGGATCCACCAATGACCATTTCGCGGATGCGTTTTCTAGTAGCGATCCTACTGAAGAAGATCTCCACCGATGACCGTTTGAAGGAGCTGGGCTTTGACAAACGGTTGATCGATAACGTTCTGATCGATTCGCTCAAGTGCGCCGGTCGGAAGGTGGTAGACGATAAATCGTATGATGCGCTAACCCGCCTCAAATTGAACGTGCAAGAACTGCTGGAATGGACTGTGCCACCGAACTACATGGAAGAGTTCCGCACTGCAAACCGCAGCACCGAAGAGTTGCTAGAGGATCTGACCAATTGA
- the LOC126578590 gene encoding beta-1,3-glucan-binding protein-like — translation MEKFLHFLLPLFSIAVCNGDPRRVGRYQPPKPRFEVFDPQGLIVWINADPGISSFTFHGKLNQQFSQSYDVGRWAQTITKVKNGRYLLIDREAKLVPGDTIYYRTIIVRNGQTYRTSSGTFTVRELRPASTTPAPATGLTFRSGADDDDDDDDDYGPFVQGRNDRRTKEVRSTATQTEVDNGMDGNCSPGITTVNGRAVCSGQLLFEDQFNGRALDQRKWRLENRFASEPDNEFVVYADFKENSYLKSGNLAIRPTLFEDKFGPGSTNNQFRFADECTGDRSSRDCIRDTKIDFDMIPPILTAQVSTINSFRFTYGKVVIRAKLPQGNWIFPQLYLVPSTDYYGRDRYASGLMRLAFVPGGPRLTNQLSGGLLISDTEPLRCAKMCTLTRDNHWNADYHEYGLRWTPEGVWMEVDGEVYCFIDPGEGFYRNIESQRSQTARLWRLSGNRMAPFDKDFHVVLGVGVGGHYDFHQFGENKPWKDLGVKAMFTFWKAKDRWQPTWRTNNTLMVDYVRVYGV, via the exons atggaaaagtttctccATTTCTTGTTGCCGCTGTTTAGCATCGCTGTTTGCAATGGTGATCCTCGACGAGTTGGTCGGTATCAACCTCCGAAGCCAAGGTTTGAGGTGTTTGATCCTCAAGGATTGATCGTGTGGATTAACGCCGACCCTGGGATAAGCTCGTTCACCTTTCACGGAAAGCTAAATCAACAGTTTTCCCAGTCCTACGATGTGGGCCGCTGGGCACAAACGATTACAAAGGTGAAAAATGGCCGATATTTGCTCATTGATCGCGAAGCGAAACTGGTGCCTGGTGATACAATTTACTATCGAACGATCATTGTGCGTAATGGACAAACGTATCGCACAAGTTCCGGAACATTCACAGTGCGGGAGTTACGACCAGCCTCAACTACCCCTGCGCCAGCCACCGGACTGACCTTTCGTTCCggagccgacgacgacgatgatgatgatgacgattatgGTCCTTTCGTCCAAGGAAGAAACGATCGGCGAACTAAAGAAGTACGATCAACAGCAACCCAAACCGAAGTCGATAATGGCATGGATGGGAACTGTTCGCCGGGAATTACGACTGTGAATGGCCGTGCCGTATGTTCAGGACAGTTGCTTTTCGAGGACCAGTTCAATGGACGTGCGCTGGATCAACGAAAATGGCGGCTGGAGAACCGCTTTGCTTCCGAGCCAGATAATGAGTTTGTAGTGTATGCTGATTTTAAGGAAAATTCGTATTTGAAAAGCGGAAATCTGGCCATCAGGCCAACGCTCTTTGAAGACAAATTCGGTCCTGGGTCAACGAACAATCAGTTCCGCTTTGCAGACGAGTGTACCGGCGATCGAAGCTCGCGTGATTGTATACGAGACACGAAAATTGATTTCGACATGATACCACCGATACTTACCGCGCAAGTGTCCACCATCAATAGCTTCCGTTTCACGTATGGAAAGGTGGTAATCAGGGCGAAGCTGCCACAAGGGAATTGGATTTTTCCAC AGCTCTACCTCGTTCCATCGACGGATTACTACGGACGGGATCGATACGCCTCGGGGTTAATGCGTTTAGCGTTCGTGCCCGGTGGGCCTCGACTCACGAATCAGCTTTCTGGAGGATTGCTAATAAGTGATACCGAACCGTTGCGCTGCGCAAAGATGTGCACCCTGACCCGGGACAATCACTGGAACGCAGACTATCACGAATACGGTTTAAGGTGGACACCGGAAGGAGTGTGGATGGAAGTGGATGGTGAAGTGTACTGTTTCATAGACCCGGGTGAAGGCTTCTACCGGAACATCGAGTCGCAGCGTTCGCAAACCGCAAGGCTGTGGCGCTTAAGCGGCAACCGAATGGCCCCGTTCGATAAGGATTTCCATGTGGTGTTGGGTGTCGGCGTGGGTGGACACTACGATTTCCACCAGTTCGGGGAGAATAAACCCTGGAAGGATCTGGGGGTGAAGGCGATGTTTACGTTctggaaagcgaaagatcGATGGCAACCTACTTGGAGAACGAATAACACCTTAATGGTGGATTACGTGCGAGTGTACGGCGTGTAA
- the LOC126578585 gene encoding tRNA (uracil-5-)-methyltransferase homolog A: MEIGQETSVAEPSIVENTPEKETKDGDSGIAGEEYAYLEATGFTSELFKIEVRGLPKYYGISELKKLLNVKLKLSSNKIKIMKPGSPFIFICFRNQEDREKAIKALQGYKWKGKELSAFEAKPAADPLVRRRKEASEGNGEPVNAKRRTVEASATALAYLSYDEQIVQKQSEMENVLQKFGKELWTTVPTLRSFVEQQRELYAGLPCELEPIRRSPVQDGYRNKCEFTVGKDAQGTKRVGFRVGSYSNGFLEVESVQKLKHIPECMKKTVAIFEEYVQASSLEVYSAETYQGYFRQLTVRMSHATGQVMVIVGVHLQALAEAEQKDLKQSIVDCLSSEAGKAAGICSIYFEVIQKRQQGQYTNPIEHLYGETHIDDEILGLKFRISPQAFFQINTPAAAVLYQCAIDLAAPDHNTSVLDICCGTGTIGLCFARHCKQVLGVDIVPQAIEDAKYNAERNGIENCKFYSGNADDFIMSLIRNANIVQEQKESIIAIVDPPRAGLHVRSITQLRNARGLDKLVYVSCSPQSAIKNWIDLMRPCSKQLRGEPFVARKAIAVDLFPHTPHTELVILFEREPETADDVPSVTPSVDKEENPGTV; the protein is encoded by the exons ATGGAGATCGGACAGGAAACCAGCGTGGCCGAGCCCTCCATCGTGGAAAACACCCCcgagaaggaaacgaaagacgGGGATAGTGGCATCGCCGGCGAGGAGTATGCATACCTGGAGGCTACCGGTTTCACTTCCGAGTTGTTTAAGATTGAAGTTCGCGGGCTACCCAAGTACTACGGAATTAGT GAACTGAAGAAACTGCTCAACGTCAAGCTTAAACTGTCGTCGAACAAGATCAAAATCATGAAACCGGGCAGtcctttcattttcatatGTTTCAGAAACCAAGAGGATCGCGAAAAGGCGATCAAAGCGCTGCAGGGCTACAAGTGGAAGGGGAAAGAGCTGTCTGCCTTTGAGGCAAAACCGGCTGCGGATCCTCTCGTCCGCCGGCGGAAGGAAGCCTCGGAAGGAAACGGAGAACCGGTGAACGCAAAGCGCCGCACCGTTGAGGCATCAGCGACGGCCCTGGCATATCTATCGTATGACGAGCAAATCGTACAGAAGCAATCCGAGATGGAAAATGTGTTGCAAAAATTTGGAAAGGAGCTATGGACCACGGTTCCAACACTGCGTTCATTCGTGGAACAGCAGCGGGAACTGTACGCAGGACTGCCGTGCGAACTGGAACCTATTCGGCGATCACCGGTGCAGGATGGTTATCGCAATAAATGCGAGTTTACCGTTGGCAAAGACGCACAAGGCACTAAACGCGTGGGTTTCCGCGTGGGCAGCTATTCGAATGGATTCCTGGAAGTGGAATCAGTCCAAAAATTGAAGCACATTCCAGAGTGCATGAAGAAAACCGTCGCAATATTTGAAGAGTACGTCCAGGCGTCTTCCCTCGAGGTTTACAGTGCAGAAACCTATCAAGGATATTTCCGACAGTTGACCGTACGTATGTCTCATGCGACCGGGCAAGTGATGGTCATTGTTGGTGTGCATCTGCAGGCACTAGCGGAGGCAGAACAAAAAGACcttaaacaatcgatcgtagATTGTCTATCGTCGGAGGCCGGTAAAGCGGCCGGCATTTGTTCCATCTACTTTGAGGTGATTCAGAAACGGCAACAAGGCCAGTACACGAATCCGATCGAGCATCTGTACGGTGAGACGCACATTGACGACGAGATTCTGGGCCTAAAGTTCCGCATCAGTCCGCAAGCATTCTTTCAAATCAACACTCCCGCGGCCGCTGTACTGTATCAGTGTGCGATTGATTTGGCAGCCCCGGACCACAATACAAGTGTGTTGGACATATGTTGCGGCACAGGCACGATCGGTCTTTGTTTCGCACGTCACTGCAAACAGGTACTCGGTGTGGACATCGTTCCACAAGCTATCGAAGATGCAAAGTATAATGCCGAACGGAATGGGATCGAAAATTGTAAATTTTACTCGGGGAACGCCGATGACTTTATCATGTCATTGATTCGCAATGCGAACATTGTACAGGAGCAAAAAGAATCGATCATCGCCATTGTGGATCCGCCAAGAGCAGGATTAC ATGTGCGTTCCATAACGCAGCTACGCAATGCACGTGGTTTAGACAAACTTGTGTACGTATCGTGTTCCCCGCAGAGCGCCATCAAGAACTGGATCGATTTAATGCGCCCCTGTTCGAAGCAGCTCCGAGGAGAACCTTTCGTTGCGCGAAAGGCGATTGCAGTTGACCTGTTCCCCCATACTCCCCACACGGAACTGGTGATACTGTTCGAGCGCGAACCCGAAACTGCCGATGATGTGCCAAGTGTTACGCCCTCCGTAGATAAAGAGGAAAATCCGGGAACCGTATGA